In Papaver somniferum cultivar HN1 unplaced genomic scaffold, ASM357369v1 unplaced-scaffold_114, whole genome shotgun sequence, a genomic segment contains:
- the LOC113328878 gene encoding indole-3-acetic acid-amido synthetase GH3.6-like: MKISPADDFTTTVNVIADYDQHNKALLEYIEKVTTNADEIQKRVLSEILSRNEHVEYLQRKGLHGHTDSETFKKMLPVITYEDLKPDIDRIISNGNTSSPSILCNQPISKLFCSSGTSSGVRKRIPMTEEDAERRYFFRSLVMPIVDQYIPGLDKGKVMYIMITVPQDKTPGGIGLSYSSTAFYKTSYFKDGFKNNPYNNYTCPIEAIYCEDSYQSMYSQVLCGLYQNDQVLRLGAPFGSGMVSIVRFIQENWTSLCNDIRNGRIDNKKITDLLVRKAVSKLLSIKPNPKLANLIETECKRDESWKGIISRLWPNAKYIESVVTGTMSQYIPYIEFYSNRLPIVCARYACSEVYCGINLNPLCQPDQVSYTLIPTMAYFEFLPITSDQHDQQELIDLTAVKLGKEYELVITTYTGLYRYRVGDVLRVAGFKNNAPRFNFMRRNNTLLSIDTEKTDEVELQNAVNVAASHLKKFLSASIVDYTSFSDHHTTSSTTPGHYVLYFELQWDKNNFSILQTTVMEECCLLVEESLGAEYRECRVDKKLIGPLEIKIVETGTFDKLMAYAAKEGSSVNQYKTPRCVKLAPIVQLLNSRVVSNYFSPKSPQTSEI; this comes from the exons ATGAAAATATCACCAGCAGATGATTTCACTACAACTGTTAATGTGATTGCTGATTATGATCAGCACAACAAGGCACTGCTGGAATACATTGAAAAAGTCACGACTAATGCCGACGAAATTCAGAAGAGAGTTCTCTCTGAAATATTGTCTCGAAATGAACACGTGGAGTACTTGCAACGGAAAGGTTTACATGGTCACACAGATAGTGAGACCTTTAAGAAGATGCTTCCCGTTATCACTTATGAAGATCTCAAACCCGACATTGATCGTATAATCTCTAATGGTAATACTTCCTCACCCTCCATTCTCTGTAACCAACCCATTTCCAAGTTATTTTGCAGCTCAGGAACTTCATCTGGTGTGAGGAAAAGAATACCAATGACGGAAGAAGATGCCGAACGAAGATATTTCTTTCGAAGCCTTGTCATGCCGATTGTTGATCAATATATACCTGGTTTAGACAAAGGGAAAGTCATGTATATTATGATCACTGTGCCGCAAGACAAGACTCCAGGAGGAATAGGACTTTCTTATTCAAGTACAGCCTTCTACAAGACCTCGTATTTTAAGGACGGATTCAAGAATAATCCTTACAACAACTACACTTGTCCTATCGAAGCCATCTATTGTGAAGATTCATATCAGAGTATGTATTCTCAGGTTCTTTGTGGGCTGTACCAAAACGATCAAGTTCTTCGACTAGGCGCGCCTTTTGGTTCTGGTATGGTTTCAATCGTAAGGTTCATACAGGAAAACTGGACTTCTCTTTGCAATGATATTCGAAATGGAAGGATAGACAACAAGAAAATTACTGATCTGCTGGTGAGAAAGGCGGTCTCGAAGTTACTTAGCATCAAACCCAATCCGAAACTTGCTAATTTGATAGAGACTGAATGCAAGAGAGATGAATCTTGGAAAGGGATCATATCGAGGTTATGGCCCAATGCTAAATATATTGAGAGTGTTGTTACAGGAACCATGTCTCAGTATATCCCGTACATTGAATTTTACAGTAATAGACTTCCCATCGTTTGTGCTAGGTATGCTTGTTCGGAAGTCTACTGTGGGATAAACCTTAACCCTCTATGTCAACCCGATCAAGTGTCCTACACCCTTATCCCCACAATGGCCTATTTTGAGTTCTTGCCAATAACTAGCGACCAACATGATCAGCAAGAGCTAATCGATCTTACTGCTGTCAAGCTCGGAAAAGAATATGAGCTCGTTATCACAACTTATACTG GACTTTATAGGTATAGAGTTGGAGACGTCCTAAGAGTCGCTGGATTCAAGAACAATGCTCCTCGATTCAACTTCATGCGTAGAAATAACACACTTTTGAGCATTGATACTGAAAAGACAGACGAAGTTGAGCTACAAAATGCTGTGAATGTCGCTGCAAGCCATCTCAAGAAATTCCTTAGTGCGTCTATTGTTGATTACACAAGTTTTTCTGATCATCATACAACTTCGTCAACTACTCCTGGCCATTACGTACTCTACTTTGAACTTCAGTGGGATAAGAACAATTTTTCAATACTTCAGACGACGGTTATGGAGGAGTGTTGTCTTTTAGTAGAAGAATCCCTCGGAGCTGAATACCGTGAATGCCGGGTTGATAAGAAATTAATTGGACCTTTAGAGATAAAGATAGTGGAGACAGGAACCTTTGACAAGCTCATGGCCTACGCAGCAAAGGAGGGTTCTTCAGTTAACCAGTACAAGACACCTAGATGTGTAAAGCTTGCACCCATTGTCCAACTTCTCAACTCTAGAGTGGTTTCTAACTATTTCAGTCCCAAATCCCCACAAACTTCCGAAATATAG